A stretch of the Verrucomicrobiia bacterium genome encodes the following:
- a CDS encoding DUF167 domain-containing protein, translating into MSELPRYLKPHQDGVLLAVRLQPRASKNEIGDPMGEELRIKVTAPPVDAAANQALIELLAERLNCSRGRIELVRGHTSRHKTIKLHNFTCEQVLPSLRSACA; encoded by the coding sequence ATGAGCGAGCTTCCCCGCTATCTCAAGCCGCATCAGGATGGCGTGCTCCTTGCCGTTCGATTGCAGCCGCGTGCTTCCAAGAATGAAATCGGCGATCCCATGGGCGAAGAATTGCGAATCAAGGTAACCGCGCCACCCGTCGATGCGGCAGCGAACCAGGCGTTGATCGAATTATTGGCAGAACGTCTGAACTGCTCGCGAGGACGCATTGAGCTGGTGCGCGGACATACCTCGCGCCACAAGACAATCAAACTGCACAACTTCACTTGCGAACAGGTGCTACCGTCGCTGCGAAGCGCCTGCGCCTGA
- a CDS encoding fumarylacetoacetate hydrolase family protein has protein sequence MRDPLMNICRFAHRDCVHIGLVGEDLVVIDLAPAGITELTPLLEDARLAASLSRMETKAFPRMPLSEVKLLAPVERQEIWAAGVTYLRSKTARMEESEFSATAYDKVYAAERPELFFKSVAEKVVPCGAPVGIRDDATWSVPEPELALVLNSRGDVVGHTIGNDMSSRDIEGENLLYLPQAKIYERSCALGPWITLGADEATAREWKIGIEIRRAGKIVFAGETSVGQIKRTFKELAGFLFRCQKFPNGAVLLTGTGVVPPDTFTLQSCDDVSIRISGIGLLQNAVMLV, from the coding sequence ATGCGCGACCCGCTTATGAATATCTGCCGTTTTGCACATCGCGATTGCGTTCACATTGGGCTCGTTGGTGAAGACCTGGTGGTGATAGATCTCGCGCCCGCAGGAATAACAGAACTCACGCCGTTGCTTGAAGATGCACGGTTGGCGGCGTCGTTGAGCCGCATGGAGACGAAGGCGTTTCCGCGCATGCCCCTTTCGGAGGTCAAACTGCTGGCCCCCGTCGAACGCCAGGAAATATGGGCCGCGGGCGTCACTTACCTGCGCAGCAAGACGGCGCGCATGGAGGAATCAGAGTTCAGTGCGACTGCCTATGACAAGGTCTACGCGGCGGAACGCCCCGAGTTGTTCTTTAAATCGGTCGCCGAAAAGGTGGTGCCGTGCGGGGCGCCTGTTGGAATTCGCGACGACGCCACGTGGAGTGTGCCCGAACCTGAGCTGGCGCTCGTGTTGAATTCCCGTGGCGACGTGGTTGGACACACCATCGGGAACGACATGAGTTCCCGCGACATCGAAGGGGAAAATCTGTTGTACCTGCCGCAAGCGAAGATCTACGAGCGATCCTGCGCATTGGGACCATGGATCACGCTGGGAGCCGACGAGGCAACAGCGCGCGAATGGAAAATTGGGATCGAGATTCGGCGTGCGGGCAAGATCGTTTTCGCAGGTGAAACATCGGTCGGACAAATCAAGCGCACGTTCAAGGAACTCGCCGGGTTCCTCTTTCGCTGTCAGAAATTTCCAAATGGGGCGGTCCTGTTGACGGGAACGGGCGTGGTACCGCCCGACACCTTCACGTTGCAGTCTTGCGACGATGTTTCGATTCGAATCAGCGGGATCGGCTTGCTCCAGAACGCAGTGATGCTCGTTTAA